In Streptomyces sp. NBC_00414, a single window of DNA contains:
- a CDS encoding ArsR/SmtB family transcription factor, with protein sequence MDQVFKALADGTRRRLLDRLHEHSGQTLGELCEHIDMTRQSVTQHLSVLEAANLVSTVRRGREKLHYLNPVPLHEIQERWIDKFERPRLRALSALKRRAEEDMTDKPTFVYVTYIASTPEKVWDALTDADLTAAYWGHSNVSEDWRPGSRWEHRRIDGSGVADVVGSVVESERPTRLVATWASPEEEGQRDKHSRVTYDIRPHGDIVRLTVTHEDLADESAVKEVSIGWPAVLANLKSLLETGSPLPQEPWLVP encoded by the coding sequence ATGGACCAGGTCTTCAAGGCGCTGGCCGACGGGACGCGCAGGCGGCTGCTCGACAGGCTGCACGAGCACAGTGGGCAGACGCTGGGCGAGCTCTGCGAGCACATCGACATGACCCGCCAGTCGGTGACCCAGCACCTGTCCGTACTGGAGGCGGCCAACCTGGTCAGCACGGTGCGGCGAGGACGGGAAAAACTGCACTACCTCAATCCCGTACCGCTCCACGAGATCCAGGAGCGGTGGATCGACAAGTTCGAGCGTCCGCGCCTTCGTGCGCTGAGCGCACTCAAGCGACGAGCCGAGGAAGACATGACCGACAAGCCGACATTCGTGTACGTCACCTACATCGCCAGCACGCCGGAGAAGGTCTGGGACGCGCTCACCGACGCCGACCTGACCGCCGCGTACTGGGGCCACAGCAACGTCTCCGAGGACTGGCGTCCGGGCTCGCGGTGGGAGCATCGACGCATCGACGGCTCCGGCGTCGCCGACGTGGTCGGCTCCGTCGTGGAGAGCGAGCGGCCCACCCGACTGGTGGCCACCTGGGCCTCGCCCGAGGAGGAGGGGCAGCGGGACAAGCACTCCAGGGTCACCTATGACATCCGGCCGCACGGTGACATCGTCCGGCTGACCGTCACCCATGAGGACCTGGCCGACGAGAGTGCGGTCAAGGAGGTCTCCATCGGCTGGCCGGCCGTCCTGGCCAACCTGAAGTCGCTCCTGGAGACCGGCAGCCCGCTGCCGCAGGAGCCGTGGCTCGTTCCCTGA
- a CDS encoding SPW repeat protein produces the protein MANVSNTRGDITRHPDVPEMRDRYARMLGGRDVALVDGPVFLLGLYCAASPWILHYTTSQPAMVTHNLIMGIAIGALALGFTTNPARMYGLSWAMCAMGAWMIVSPWIVGSSPDAGVVLNNIVIGVLAVVMGFLCAATSSKSTQQT, from the coding sequence ATGGCCAACGTCTCGAACACCAGAGGTGACATCACCCGGCACCCCGATGTGCCCGAGATGCGGGACCGCTATGCCCGCATGCTCGGTGGTCGCGATGTGGCGCTCGTGGACGGACCGGTTTTCCTGCTCGGTCTGTACTGCGCCGCTTCGCCGTGGATCCTCCACTACACGACGAGCCAGCCCGCCATGGTGACGCACAACCTCATCATGGGTATCGCCATCGGTGCACTGGCCCTCGGATTCACCACGAACCCGGCACGGATGTACGGCCTGAGCTGGGCCATGTGCGCCATGGGCGCGTGGATGATCGTCTCTCCGTGGATCGTGGGCAGTAGCCCCGACGCGGGTGTCGTGCTCAACAACATCGTCATCGGCGTCCTGGCGGTGGTGATGGGGTTCCTCTGCGCGGCCACCTCGTCGAAGAGCACACAGCAGACGTAG